Proteins encoded together in one Kingella oralis window:
- a CDS encoding GTP-binding protein — MIENKIIFTGPVGVGKTTAIAALSDEPPIQTDASASDMTAVRKGYTTVAMDYGLIQLDENTKIHLYGTPGQERFDFMWDILSQGSMGLILLLDNTRGNPLKDLKFFLDSFADLLKTAPLVVGVTKMDIRAVPGIDVYQKYLAQNGFNVPVFEVDARNEEDVKQLVTAMLFQIDPGLEV; from the coding sequence TTGATAGAAAATAAAATCATTTTTACGGGACCAGTAGGCGTTGGCAAAACAACCGCCATCGCGGCCTTGTCTGATGAACCACCTATCCAAACAGATGCCAGCGCATCAGACATGACTGCCGTACGCAAAGGTTACACAACCGTTGCTATGGACTATGGTTTGATTCAATTAGATGAAAACACCAAAATCCATTTATACGGCACGCCAGGGCAAGAACGATTTGACTTTATGTGGGACATCCTAAGCCAAGGTAGTATGGGCTTGATTTTGTTGTTGGATAATACTCGTGGTAACCCATTAAAAGATTTGAAATTCTTTTTGGATTCTTTTGCAGATTTGCTGAAAACCGCCCCCTTGGTGGTTGGTGTAACCAAAATGGATATTCGCGCCGTGCCAGGTATTGATGTTTACCAAAAATATTTAGCACAAAATGGTTTCAATGTGCCTGTATTTGAAGTTGATGCACGTAACGAAGAAGATGTGAAACAACTCGTTACTGCAATGCTCTTTCAAATTGACCCAGGTTTAGAGGTGTAA
- a CDS encoding roadblock/LC7 domain-containing protein: MHEQLLTSVLSDLNSSSVDITASAVISTDGLPIAHLLPANIDPDRVGAMSAALLALGNRTTQELACGELEQVIVKGKLGYTLLIQAGGTNVLCLTAKESAKLGLILLDARRAARAIVDITK, encoded by the coding sequence ATGCATGAACAACTTTTAACTTCCGTATTGAGCGACTTAAACAGCTCTTCCGTTGATATTACTGCATCTGCCGTTATTTCTACCGATGGTTTACCTATCGCGCATCTATTGCCCGCGAACATTGACCCTGATCGCGTAGGTGCAATGTCTGCCGCATTGTTGGCTTTGGGCAATCGCACCACGCAAGAATTGGCTTGCGGTGAATTGGAGCAAGTGATTGTTAAGGGCAAACTGGGCTACACATTGCTGATTCAAGCGGGTGGCACCAATGTATTGTGCTTAACTGCCAAAGAAAGTGCAAAACTGGGTTTGATTCTGTTGGATGCTCGCCGTGCAGCCCGTGCGATTGTGGATATTACAAAATAA
- the ypfJ gene encoding KPN_02809 family neutral zinc metallopeptidase, with the protein MRWQDREGSNNIEDARGSSGGGGMGGGKPIGIIGLIILLIGAYNGVDLSGLVGGANQLSNAQQQTRQQPQYSQQEQQLYKLSSVVLRETEKVWGAYFQKMGKTYQEPVLQIYSGATRTGCGTGQASAGPFYCPADNKLYIDLSFYNTMKNQLGAEGDAAFAYVIAHEVGHHVQTMLGTLGKVHNLQQQVGKTESNALSVKLELQADCYAGVWGYYAQKDGLFEDGDIEEAYVAAEAVGDDTLQQRAQGYTVPHTYTHGTSAERKKWLQRGLQTGDINQCNTFGAQ; encoded by the coding sequence ATGCGTTGGCAAGACCGGGAAGGCAGTAACAATATTGAAGATGCGCGTGGCAGCTCGGGCGGAGGCGGCATGGGTGGCGGCAAACCAATTGGCATCATTGGTTTGATTATTTTGTTAATTGGTGCTTACAACGGCGTGGATTTAAGCGGTTTGGTGGGCGGGGCGAACCAGCTTAGCAATGCTCAGCAGCAAACACGCCAGCAACCGCAATATTCTCAACAAGAGCAGCAGTTATATAAACTCAGCTCGGTTGTATTGCGTGAAACGGAAAAAGTATGGGGCGCGTATTTTCAAAAAATGGGCAAAACGTATCAAGAGCCTGTGTTACAAATTTATTCGGGCGCAACTCGAACGGGATGTGGCACAGGGCAAGCCAGCGCAGGCCCGTTTTATTGCCCTGCGGATAATAAGCTATACATTGATTTGTCGTTTTACAATACCATGAAAAACCAGCTTGGCGCAGAAGGCGATGCCGCGTTTGCTTATGTAATTGCTCACGAAGTGGGGCATCATGTGCAAACCATGCTGGGCACGCTTGGCAAGGTGCACAATTTACAGCAGCAAGTGGGCAAAACAGAATCCAATGCGTTATCGGTAAAACTGGAATTGCAGGCGGATTGCTACGCGGGTGTGTGGGGCTATTACGCGCAAAAAGACGGGCTGTTTGAAGACGGCGACATTGAAGAAGCCTATGTGGCGGCGGAAGCGGTGGGGGATGACACCTTGCAGCAACGCGCGCAAGGCTACACCGTGCCGCACACTTATACGCACGGCACATCTGCCGAACGCAAAAAATGGTTGCAGCGTGGTTTGCAAACGGGCGATATTAACCAATGCAACACGTTTGGTGCGCAATAA
- a CDS encoding L-lactate dehydrogenase, whose amino-acid sequence MANKVSNKVVVIGTGAVGVSYAYAALNQGTVDELVLIDINQKRVEAEAYDLSHGVFNGPTSTVVKAGTYADCADADIVTICAGVPQKPGETRLQLIDNNLNVFSKIVGEVVKTGFKGVFLLAANPVDVLSYATYKFSGFPRERVIGSGTVLDTARLCDELSKEFNVAPQSINAFMVGEHGDSILAAWSSATVAGQSVKAYFDAQPNGKERMEQIRYDVMRAAYKIIEGKGATYYGIGMGLARITRAILRNERAILPVSALVEGEYGEHDVFIGTPAVIGSSGIVRIIEQPLDAEEKQKFADSANILRGYQEKVHEYLK is encoded by the coding sequence ATGGCAAACAAAGTGAGCAATAAAGTGGTGGTGATTGGCACAGGCGCGGTGGGCGTGAGCTATGCCTATGCCGCGCTCAACCAAGGCACTGTGGACGAATTGGTGTTGATTGACATCAACCAAAAACGCGTAGAGGCCGAAGCCTACGATTTGAGCCACGGCGTGTTTAACGGACCGACTTCAACCGTGGTCAAAGCAGGCACTTATGCCGATTGCGCGGATGCCGACATCGTTACCATTTGCGCGGGCGTGCCGCAAAAACCCGGCGAAACCCGCCTGCAACTGATTGATAATAACTTAAACGTGTTCAGCAAAATTGTTGGCGAAGTGGTGAAAACAGGCTTTAAAGGCGTGTTCCTGCTTGCCGCCAACCCTGTGGATGTGTTGTCCTACGCGACTTACAAATTCTCAGGCTTCCCAAGGGAGCGTGTTATCGGATCGGGCACGGTGTTGGATACCGCCCGCTTGTGCGATGAATTGTCCAAAGAATTTAACGTTGCGCCGCAAAGCATCAACGCTTTTATGGTGGGCGAACACGGCGACAGCATTTTGGCGGCTTGGAGTTCGGCAACCGTTGCGGGGCAATCGGTAAAAGCCTATTTTGATGCTCAACCCAACGGCAAAGAACGCATGGAGCAAATCCGTTACGACGTGATGCGCGCCGCCTACAAAATCATTGAAGGCAAAGGCGCAACGTATTATGGCATCGGCATGGGCTTGGCCCGCATTACCCGCGCCATTTTGCGCAATGAACGCGCTATTTTGCCCGTTTCCGCGCTGGTGGAAGGCGAATACGGCGAGCATGATGTGTTTATCGGCACGCCTGCGGTTATCGGCAGCAGTGGCATTGTGCGCATTATTGAGCAACCTTTGGATGCCGAAGAAAAACAAAAATTTGCAGATTCCGCCAACATCTTGCGTGGCTATCAAGAGAAAGTGCACGAATATTTGAAATAA
- the ispF gene encoding 2-C-methyl-D-erythritol 2,4-cyclodiphosphate synthase gives MTLRIGQGYDVHALVPNRPLILGGVHIPHPKGLQGHSDADALLHAITDALLGAAALNDIGAHFPDTAAEHKNADSRHLLRQAYALVQQAGWRVVNVDSTLIAQQPKLRPHIAAMRANIAADLRLPENCVNIKGKTNEKLGYLGREEAIEAQAIVLLAAQ, from the coding sequence ATGACCCTACGCATCGGACAAGGCTACGACGTTCACGCCCTCGTGCCCAACCGCCCGCTGATTCTCGGCGGCGTACACATCCCCCACCCCAAAGGCCTGCAAGGACACTCCGATGCCGATGCCCTGCTGCACGCCATCACCGATGCCCTGCTGGGCGCAGCCGCACTCAACGACATCGGCGCGCACTTCCCCGACACCGCCGCCGAACACAAAAACGCCGACAGCCGCCACCTGCTGCGCCAAGCCTACGCCCTCGTGCAGCAAGCAGGCTGGCGTGTGGTGAATGTGGACAGCACGCTGATTGCCCAGCAGCCCAAGCTGCGCCCCCACATCGCCGCCATGCGCGCCAACATCGCCGCCGATTTAAGGCTGCCTGAAAACTGCGTCAACATCAAAGGCAAAACCAACGAAAAACTCGGCTATCTCGGGCGCGAAGAAGCCATTGAAGCGCAAGCCATCGTGTTGCTTGCCGCGCAATAG
- the dnaJ gene encoding molecular chaperone DnaJ, with translation MSKDFYETLGIAHSASEDEIKKAYRKLAMKYHPDRNPNNKEAEEKFKEIQKAYDTLSDPQKKAAYDQYGHAAFEQGGFGGAGDFGGFGGFGGFGGAQGFDFGDIFSQMFGGAGGARQPNYQGEDISYRVEITLEEAATGVKRQITIPTYEECDVCHGSGAKAGTKATTCSTCHGSGTVHVRQAIFQIQQTCPTCGGTGKEIKEPCLKCHGAGRVKASKTVEVNIPAGIDDGQRIRLTGEGEPGTHGAPNGDLYIHVSVAPHKIFQRDPEIPTDLHCELPISFATAALGGEVEVPTLGGKVKLNIPAGTQNGKKMRVKGKGVKSVRSSLVGDLYCHIVVETPINLTERQKELLAEFETISTGLDRSQTPRQKSFWERLKEAFD, from the coding sequence ATGAGCAAAGATTTTTACGAAACCCTAGGCATAGCCCACAGCGCAAGCGAAGACGAAATCAAAAAAGCCTACCGCAAACTGGCAATGAAATACCACCCGGACCGCAATCCGAACAACAAAGAAGCCGAAGAAAAATTCAAAGAAATCCAAAAAGCCTACGACACCCTATCCGACCCGCAAAAGAAAGCTGCCTACGACCAATACGGACACGCCGCCTTTGAACAAGGCGGTTTTGGCGGCGCGGGCGATTTTGGCGGATTTGGTGGTTTCGGCGGATTTGGCGGCGCGCAAGGTTTTGATTTTGGCGACATATTCAGCCAAATGTTTGGCGGCGCAGGCGGCGCGCGCCAGCCCAATTATCAAGGCGAAGACATCAGCTATCGCGTAGAAATCACGCTAGAAGAAGCCGCCACAGGCGTAAAACGCCAAATCACCATCCCCACCTACGAAGAATGCGACGTGTGCCACGGCTCAGGCGCAAAAGCAGGCACCAAAGCCACCACCTGCTCCACTTGCCACGGCTCAGGCACGGTACACGTTCGCCAAGCCATCTTTCAAATCCAACAAACCTGCCCCACCTGCGGCGGCACAGGCAAAGAAATCAAAGAGCCCTGCCTCAAATGCCACGGCGCAGGGCGTGTGAAAGCCAGCAAAACCGTAGAAGTCAATATCCCCGCAGGCATTGACGACGGGCAACGCATCCGCCTCACAGGCGAGGGCGAACCAGGCACGCACGGCGCACCCAACGGCGATTTGTATATTCACGTTTCCGTTGCCCCGCACAAAATCTTCCAACGCGACCCCGAAATCCCCACCGATTTGCATTGCGAGCTGCCCATCAGCTTCGCCACCGCCGCGCTGGGCGGCGAAGTGGAAGTGCCCACGCTGGGCGGAAAAGTAAAACTCAACATCCCCGCCGGCACGCAAAACGGCAAGAAAATGCGCGTGAAAGGCAAAGGCGTGAAATCGGTGCGCAGCAGCTTGGTGGGCGATTTGTATTGCCACATTGTGGTGGAAACGCCGATTAACCTGACCGAGCGGCAAAAAGAATTGCTGGCGGAGTTTGAAACCATTTCCACAGGTTTGGACCGCAGCCAAACGCCACGGCAGAAAAGTTTTTGGGAACGGCTGAAAGAAGCCTTTGATTGA
- a CDS encoding 7-cyano-7-deazaguanine/7-aminomethyl-7-deazaguanine transporter, with translation MQNYLFSDKQKSQALFWLALFHIAVIASSNYLVQFPFTITLPNGFEVHSTWGALTFPFIFLATDLTVRIFGQTLARKIIFFVMFPALLLSYALSVLFQQGAWTGIASLQTFVPIVFRIALASFSAYAFGQLMDIFVFNKLRRLKAWWIAPTASTFVGNALDTLLFFAIAFAGSDDAFMAANWQHIAFVDYLFKLTICTLLFVPAYGVALNYVLKKLAASGQQFQAA, from the coding sequence ATGCAAAACTATCTTTTTTCCGACAAGCAAAAATCGCAAGCGCTCTTTTGGCTGGCGTTGTTCCACATCGCCGTCATCGCATCCAGCAACTATCTGGTGCAATTCCCCTTCACCATCACGCTGCCCAACGGCTTTGAAGTCCATTCCACATGGGGCGCGCTCACCTTCCCCTTCATCTTTCTCGCCACCGATTTAACCGTGCGCATTTTTGGGCAAACACTCGCCCGCAAAATCATCTTTTTCGTGATGTTTCCCGCGCTGCTGTTGTCCTACGCCCTTTCCGTGCTGTTCCAACAAGGCGCGTGGACGGGCATTGCCTCGCTGCAAACCTTTGTGCCGATTGTGTTCCGCATCGCGCTTGCCAGTTTTTCCGCTTATGCGTTTGGGCAACTGATGGACATTTTCGTGTTCAACAAACTGCGCCGGCTCAAAGCGTGGTGGATTGCGCCCACCGCCTCCACGTTTGTGGGCAACGCGCTGGACACGCTGCTGTTTTTCGCCATCGCGTTCGCAGGCAGCGACGATGCCTTTATGGCGGCAAATTGGCAGCATATCGCCTTTGTGGATTATCTGTTCAAGCTCACCATTTGCACGCTGCTGTTTGTGCCCGCTTACGGCGTGGCGTTGAATTATGTGCTGAAAAAATTGGCAGCGAGTGGGCAGCAGTTTCAGGCTGCCTAA
- the queF gene encoding preQ(1) synthase, producing MSRSSQELGGITLLGGQKTEYRADYAPEVLEAFDNKHPDNDYFVKFVCPEFTSLCPITGQPDFATIVIRYIPDVKMVESKSLKLYLFSFRNHGDFHEDCVNVIMKDLIALMNPKYIEVHGIFTPRGGIAIHPFANYGRLGTAFEQIARERLFGHDRQ from the coding sequence ATGTCTCGCTCATCCCAAGAGCTTGGCGGCATCACGCTGCTGGGCGGTCAGAAAACCGAGTACCGCGCCGATTACGCGCCCGAAGTGCTCGAAGCCTTCGACAACAAGCATCCCGATAACGATTATTTCGTCAAATTCGTCTGCCCCGAATTCACCAGCCTGTGTCCGATTACCGGCCAGCCCGATTTCGCCACTATCGTTATCCGCTACATCCCCGATGTGAAAATGGTGGAAAGCAAATCGCTCAAACTCTATCTGTTCAGCTTCCGTAACCACGGCGATTTTCACGAAGACTGCGTGAACGTGATTATGAAAGACTTAATCGCGCTGATGAATCCCAAATACATCGAAGTGCATGGTATCTTCACCCCGCGCGGCGGCATCGCCATCCATCCCTTTGCCAACTACGGGCGGCTGGGCACAGCGTTTGAGCAGATAGCGCGCGAGCGGCTGTTCGGGCACGACAGGCAGTAA
- the obgE gene encoding GTPase ObgE gives MKFIDEAKIEVFGGRGGNGAASFRREKFVPRGGPDGGDGGRGGSVFAVADENVNTLVEYRFVKRYQAKNGEKGHGSDRYGAGADDIELHMPVGTLIRDADTDEIVADLTHHGQRVCVAKGGKGGLGNIHFKSSVNRAPKQFTTGEEGEARTLLLELKVLADVGLLGMPNAGKSTLIRAVSAARPKVADYPFTTLHPNLGVVRIDENNSFVMADIPGLIEGAAEGAGLGHRFLKHLSRTGLLLHVIDLAPFDETTDTAAEALAIVNELRKYDEELYDKPRWLVLNKLDMLDEETAQQRIAHLLAAIGWDYPTPDDRFEFDMTTPRLFKISALTHEGTQELVQQINQYISEKKRLMAEAAAAQAQQQPEMDLPETNRDVFQAED, from the coding sequence ATGAAATTTATAGACGAAGCCAAAATAGAAGTCTTTGGCGGACGCGGGGGCAACGGCGCAGCCAGTTTCCGCCGTGAGAAATTCGTGCCGCGCGGCGGACCGGACGGCGGCGACGGCGGGCGCGGCGGCAGCGTGTTTGCCGTTGCCGACGAAAACGTGAACACGCTGGTGGAATACCGCTTCGTGAAGCGCTACCAAGCCAAAAACGGCGAAAAAGGACACGGCAGCGACCGCTACGGCGCAGGCGCGGACGACATTGAACTGCATATGCCCGTGGGCACGCTGATTCGCGATGCCGACACCGATGAAATCGTTGCCGACCTTACCCACCACGGGCAACGCGTGTGCGTGGCAAAAGGCGGCAAAGGCGGCTTGGGCAACATCCATTTCAAATCATCGGTGAACCGCGCGCCCAAGCAGTTCACCACGGGCGAGGAAGGCGAAGCACGCACTTTGCTGCTGGAATTGAAAGTGCTGGCGGATGTGGGGCTGCTGGGCATGCCCAATGCGGGCAAATCCACGCTGATTCGCGCCGTGTCTGCCGCCCGCCCGAAAGTGGCGGATTATCCGTTTACCACGCTGCATCCCAATTTGGGCGTGGTGCGCATCGATGAAAACAACAGCTTTGTGATGGCAGACATCCCAGGGCTGATTGAAGGCGCAGCAGAGGGTGCGGGCTTGGGGCATCGTTTTTTGAAACATCTATCGCGCACAGGCTTGCTGCTGCATGTGATTGATTTAGCCCCGTTTGACGAGACCACCGACACCGCCGCCGAAGCCTTGGCGATTGTGAACGAGTTGCGAAAATACGACGAAGAGTTATACGACAAACCGCGCTGGCTGGTGCTCAACAAGCTGGATATGTTGGACGAAGAGACCGCGCAGCAACGCATTGCCCACTTGCTCGCCGCCATCGGCTGGGACTACCCCACCCCCGATGACCGCTTTGAATTTGACATGACCACGCCCAGATTGTTTAAAATTAGTGCCTTAACGCACGAGGGCACGCAGGAATTGGTGCAGCAGATTAACCAATATATCAGCGAGAAAAAACGCCTGATGGCAGAAGCAGCCGCTGCCCAAGCCCAACAGCAGCCTGAAATGGATTTGCCTGAAACCAATCGTGATGTGTTTCAGGCGGAGGATTGA
- the nth gene encoding endonuclease III: MNKHTRQEIFERLRAANPHPTTELHFSSPFELLIAVLLSAQATDKGVNKATEKLFAVANTPQAMLDLGLDGVREYVKTIGLYQTKSKHIMQTCRALLEQHGGEVPQTREELEALAGVGRKTANVVLNTAFGQPVMAVDTHIFRVANRTGLARGKTVREVEDKLMKYVPKEFLLDAHHWLILHGRYTCKAIKPQCQTCIINDLCEYGAKETAA; encoded by the coding sequence ATGAACAAACACACCCGCCAAGAAATCTTTGAACGCCTACGCGCCGCCAATCCCCATCCCACTACCGAACTCCATTTCAGCAGCCCGTTTGAGCTGCTGATTGCCGTGTTACTGTCGGCGCAAGCCACCGATAAGGGCGTGAACAAAGCCACCGAAAAACTGTTTGCCGTTGCCAACACGCCGCAAGCGATGCTGGATTTGGGGCTGGATGGCGTGCGCGAGTATGTGAAAACGATTGGGCTGTATCAAACCAAGTCCAAGCACATCATGCAAACCTGCCGTGCGCTGTTGGAACAGCACGGCGGCGAAGTGCCGCAAACGCGCGAGGAGCTGGAAGCCTTGGCGGGCGTGGGGCGCAAAACGGCGAACGTGGTGCTCAATACCGCTTTTGGGCAGCCCGTGATGGCGGTGGACACGCACATTTTCCGCGTTGCCAATCGCACAGGCTTGGCGCGGGGCAAAACCGTGCGCGAGGTAGAAGACAAGCTGATGAAATATGTGCCCAAAGAATTTTTGCTGGACGCGCATCATTGGCTGATTTTGCACGGGCGCTACACCTGCAAGGCGATTAAGCCGCAATGCCAGACCTGCATCATCAACGATTTGTGCGAGTATGGCGCGAAAGAAACGGCAGCCTGA
- the rpsO gene encoding 30S ribosomal protein S15, which translates to MLTVEQKAQIVKDFQRKEGDTGSSEVQIALLTFRINDLTPHFKANPKDKHSRRGLLKMVSARRRLLAYLRRTDADTYRNVITRLGLRK; encoded by the coding sequence ATGCTAACCGTAGAACAAAAAGCCCAAATCGTTAAAGATTTCCAACGCAAAGAGGGCGACACCGGCTCGTCAGAAGTGCAAATCGCATTGCTCACATTCCGCATCAACGATTTGACCCCCCACTTCAAAGCCAACCCCAAAGACAAACACAGCCGTCGCGGCTTGTTGAAAATGGTCAGCGCACGCCGCCGCTTGTTGGCTTACTTGCGCCGCACCGATGCGGACACCTACCGCAACGTTATCACCCGCTTGGGCTTGCGTAAATAA
- the aphA gene encoding acid phosphatase AphA, translating to MSIMKKTVFAALMLAAIPALAKGPKVPYDHKGVTAADIVKSPDVRWVTVDEIRESIKDMPPMTVSFDIDDTVLVSSQCFYYGRNKWSPNGYEYLHNQKFWDYVADGCDLSSIPKESAKKIIEMHQARGDQVVFITGRTPAKKHKDGTMDQLAKILERTFGVKNMKPISYTRDTPVAPYKYDKTAYIVKAQSKIHYGDSNDDVLAAREAGIRGIRVIRSAVSTNRPLPVNGGYGEEVVVDSSY from the coding sequence ATGTCAATCATGAAAAAAACCGTGTTCGCCGCCCTGATGCTTGCTGCCATCCCCGCTTTGGCCAAAGGCCCCAAAGTGCCTTACGACCACAAAGGCGTAACCGCTGCCGACATCGTGAAAAGCCCCGATGTGCGCTGGGTAACTGTGGACGAAATCCGCGAAAGCATCAAAGACATGCCCCCGATGACCGTGAGCTTTGACATCGACGATACCGTGCTGGTGTCTTCGCAATGCTTTTACTACGGCCGCAACAAATGGTCGCCCAACGGCTATGAATACCTGCACAACCAAAAATTCTGGGACTACGTTGCCGACGGCTGCGATTTGAGCTCCATCCCCAAAGAATCGGCGAAAAAAATCATTGAAATGCACCAAGCGCGCGGCGACCAAGTGGTGTTCATCACCGGGCGCACCCCCGCCAAAAAACACAAAGACGGCACCATGGACCAACTTGCCAAAATCTTGGAACGCACCTTTGGCGTGAAAAACATGAAGCCCATCAGCTACACCCGCGACACGCCCGTTGCGCCATACAAATACGACAAAACGGCGTACATCGTTAAAGCCCAATCCAAAATCCACTACGGCGACAGCAACGATGACGTATTGGCCGCGCGCGAAGCCGGCATCCGCGGCATCCGCGTGATTCGCTCGGCCGTGAGCACCAACCGCCCCTTGCCCGTGAACGGCGGTTACGGCGAAGAAGTTGTGGTTGATTCGTCTTACTGA
- the cls gene encoding cardiolipin synthase translates to MDFDISWAQVFLWLHVLAVVACVVRVLYKQRNTGTAFAWLIILFVFPVFGVIAYFVIGEPRLGTARAKRSEQMNAFYRAFAEQHLGDGNAELNRQMQQRYQGISHVATSVTGLAPSENNAMRLLTQTDEIIDAMLADIQAAQQTCALAFYIIEPQGKIQTLLSAVRDAAKRGVECTILADAVGSGVFLGSEWETQLREAGVRIVPALPVGVFKTVFARSDLRNHRKILIVDNLIAYTGSFNLVDPRFFKQGAGVGEWVDVMMRCRGEMVLELAAVFYADVAVETDENLTEVQQQIEQISDKIPELLTIKRQSGDAVAQVIPSAPNQSDPVIYETIVCAIHAAKSRVMITTPYFVPDELLLTALTTAAKRGVDVTLILPAKVDSLLVRWASRAYYPNLLNAGVKIALFHGGLLHAKTLTVDNDYALFGTVNMDMRSFFLNLEISLAIYDAPATQAIAQLQQQYLHSSHLISPTHWQQRDKVWGLVENVVRLFSPLL, encoded by the coding sequence ATGGATTTTGATATTTCTTGGGCGCAGGTCTTTCTTTGGCTGCACGTTTTGGCGGTAGTCGCCTGCGTGGTTCGCGTGCTGTATAAGCAGCGCAATACGGGCACGGCGTTTGCGTGGCTCATCATTTTGTTTGTGTTTCCCGTGTTTGGCGTGATTGCGTATTTTGTGATTGGCGAGCCACGGCTGGGCACGGCGCGCGCCAAGCGCAGCGAGCAGATGAATGCGTTTTACCGCGCGTTTGCCGAGCAGCATTTGGGCGATGGCAATGCCGAGCTGAACCGCCAAATGCAGCAGCGTTATCAAGGCATCAGCCATGTTGCCACCAGCGTTACGGGGCTGGCGCCGAGCGAAAACAACGCCATGCGCTTGCTCACGCAAACGGATGAAATTATTGATGCCATGCTGGCGGACATTCAGGCTGCCCAGCAAACGTGCGCGCTGGCGTTTTACATTATTGAGCCGCAAGGGAAAATTCAAACGTTGCTCAGCGCGGTGCGCGATGCGGCGAAGCGCGGCGTGGAATGCACGATTTTGGCGGATGCAGTGGGCAGCGGCGTATTTTTGGGCAGCGAATGGGAAACGCAGTTGCGCGAAGCGGGCGTGCGGATTGTGCCTGCGCTGCCTGTGGGCGTGTTCAAAACGGTTTTCGCGCGCAGCGATTTGCGCAACCACCGCAAAATTTTGATTGTGGATAATCTGATTGCCTACACGGGCAGCTTCAATTTGGTGGACCCGCGGTTTTTCAAGCAAGGCGCGGGCGTGGGCGAATGGGTGGACGTGATGATGCGGTGCCGCGGCGAAATGGTGTTGGAACTGGCGGCGGTGTTTTATGCCGATGTGGCGGTGGAAACGGATGAAAATCTAACCGAAGTGCAGCAGCAAATTGAGCAAATTAGCGACAAAATCCCCGAATTGCTTACGATTAAACGCCAATCGGGCGACGCGGTTGCCCAAGTGATTCCGTCTGCGCCCAACCAATCTGACCCCGTGATTTACGAAACCATCGTGTGCGCCATCCATGCGGCGAAATCGCGCGTGATGATTACCACGCCGTATTTCGTGCCCGACGAATTGCTGCTCACCGCGCTGACCACGGCCGCCAAGCGCGGCGTGGACGTTACCTTGATTTTGCCGGCGAAGGTGGATTCGTTGCTCGTGCGCTGGGCTTCGCGGGCGTATTATCCCAATCTGTTGAATGCAGGGGTAAAAATTGCGCTGTTTCACGGCGGCTTGCTGCACGCGAAAACGCTGACGGTGGACAACGATTACGCGCTGTTCGGTACGGTGAACATGGATATGCGCAGCTTCTTTTTGAACTTGGAAATCAGCCTGGCGATTTACGATGCGCCCGCCACGCAAGCCATCGCGCAGTTGCAGCAGCAATATTTGCACAGCAGCCATTTGATTTCGCCCACGCATTGGCAGCAGCGCGACAAGGTTTGGGGGCTGGTGGAAAACGTGGTGCGGCTGTTTAGCCCGCTGCTGTAG
- the rpsJ gene encoding 30S ribosomal protein S10, which yields MANQKIRIRLKAYDYSLIDRSAQEIVETAKRTGAVVKGPIPLPTKIERFNILRSPHVNKTSREQLEIRTHLRLMDIVDWTDKTTDALMKLDLPAGVDVEIKVQ from the coding sequence ATGGCAAACCAAAAAATCCGTATCCGCTTGAAAGCGTATGATTACAGCTTGATTGACCGTTCGGCACAAGAAATCGTTGAAACCGCCAAACGCACGGGCGCAGTAGTAAAAGGTCCGATTCCTTTGCCTACTAAAATTGAGCGTTTCAACATTTTGCGCTCTCCCCACGTGAACAAAACTTCGCGTGAACAATTGGAAATCCGCACGCACTTGCGCTTGATGGACATCGTGGATTGGACCGACAAAACAACCGATGCGCTGATGAAGCTGGACTTGCCGGCAGGCGTGGATGTTGAAATTAAAGTTCAATAA